One segment of Marinitoga sp. 38H-ov DNA contains the following:
- a CDS encoding PqqD family protein, whose product MKNEILLLSPKIDLIKTNKGAILKYIGGTNLIFLTHTEAYFLSLCDGTKNIEEIVLNISNLYDVPYNTVENDLTDLINKYLKANIISILPQKLSKRLSRYKKDEFIFIPEIDNPTIIPQKINSIGFSLQIIVL is encoded by the coding sequence ATGAAAAATGAAATATTATTGTTATCACCAAAAATCGACTTAATAAAGACTAACAAGGGAGCTATATTAAAATATATTGGCGGAACTAATTTGATCTTTTTAACTCATACTGAAGCATATTTTTTGTCATTATGTGATGGAACAAAAAATATTGAAGAAATAGTATTAAATATTTCTAACTTATATGATGTACCATACAATACAGTTGAAAATGATCTAACCGATTTAATAAATAAATATTTAAAAGCTAATATAATTAGTATTTTACCTCAGAAATTAAGTAAAAGATTATCTAGATATAAAAAAGATGAATTTATTTTTATTCCTGAAATAGATAATCCTACGATTATACCTCAAAAAATAAATAGTATAGGTTTTTCCTTACAGATTATTGTCCTTTAA